A portion of the Hoplias malabaricus isolate fHopMal1 chromosome 1, fHopMal1.hap1, whole genome shotgun sequence genome contains these proteins:
- the hepacama gene encoding hepatic and glial cell adhesion molecule a gives MKKRQPSSKEAALSSLFQTLCLFIFLLAVVSGVNITCPSPIIRGTLGGSALLSVSYTSTSSDRPVIKWQLKRDKPVTVVQSIGTDIIGNLRPEYRGRILLYDNGSLLLNYLQLSDQGAYEVEISITDDTFTGEKLLNLTVDVPVSRPFIDLVASSVLELTEFFTLNCTHDSGTKPVYSWLKGGKPLTNDSRVLLSQDQKVLTILRVLMSDDDVYSCMVENPISSMKSLPVRLTVYRRSSLYIILSTGGIFLLITLVTVCACWKPSKNKRQQPGRDCMPNTELINGNHEVPVDIVPGRNYYTRRKPGGLYVLKETDFPEGEDEGPCSYIHPLNTLGPPCYPSTFPLPAHSPDIYVHSGRRYPSTPVPSPPTSPHSTTPTTTPPPSSPPHLGSLSRMPRSPAASPTPSHLDEPHEASIHSHI, from the exons ATGAAGAAGAGGCAGCCTTCCTCCAAAGAGGCAGCTCTTTCTTCACTTTTCCAAACACTCTGCCTCTTCATCTTTCTCCTGGCAG tcgTCAGTGGGGTGAATATTACCTGTCCCTCTCCCATAATACGAGGAACTCTGGGGGGCTCGGCCTTGCTCTCCGTAAGCTACACCAGCACCAGCTCTGACCGGCCCGTCATCAAGTGGCAGCTGAAACGGGACAAGCCGGTCACTGTAGTGCAATCTATCGGCACAGACATCATCGGGAACCTAAGGCCTGAATACCGTGGCAGAATCCTTCTGTATGACAACGGCTCCCTGCTGCTCAACTACCTGCAGCTGAGTGACCAGGGGGCCTATGAGGTGGAGATTTCCATCACTGATGACACCTTCACTGGAGAGAAACTCCTTAACCTCACAGTGGATG TTCCTGTATCCAGGCCATTTATAGATCTGGTGGCATCCTCCGTGTTGGAGCTCACAGAGTTCTTcacactgaactgcactcatGACAGTGGTACCAAGCCCGTGTACAGCTGGCTGAAGGGTGGGAAGCCTCTGACCAATGACTCGCGTGTGCTGCTGTCACAGGATCAGAAAGTCCTGACCATCCTGCGCGTCTTGATGTCAGATGATGACGTTTACAGCTGTATGGTGGAGAACCCCATCAGCAGCATGAAAAGCCTGCCTGTCAGACTCACTGTTTACA GACGCAGCTCTCTGTATATCATCCTTTCTACTGGTGGCATTTTCTTGCTCATAACTCTGGTGACAGTGTGTGCCTGCTGGAAGCCCTCCAAAAA TAAAAGGCAACAGCCTGGCAGAGATTGCATGCCAAATACAGAGCTGATCAATGGCAACCATGAAG TTCCAGTCGACATTGTACCAGGAAGGAATTACTATACTCGCAGAAAACCTGGTGGTTTGTATGTTCTAAAAGAAACA GACTTCCCAGAAGGTGAAGACGAAGGCCCATGTAGCTACATCCATCCCTTAAATACACTGGGACCACCCTGCTATCCCAGCACATTCCCACTTCCAGCCCATTCTCCAGATATTTATGTCCACTCAGGGAGAAGGTATCCCAGCACCCCTGTCCCCTCTCCTCCAACCTCACCTCATTCAACCACACCTACCACAACTCCTCCACCATCCTCTCCACCACATCTGGGAAGCTTATCGCGGATGCCCCGATCCCCTGCAGCAAGCCCCACCCCATCGCACTTAGATGAACCACATGAGGCCAGCATTCACAGTCATATCTGA